A stretch of DNA from Candidatus Poribacteria bacterium:
ACGCTGATGAAGGAAGCGATTAAAGTAACAGATGAATTAGAGTTTCTTGATGCGAGGCATGTTAGAATTGAGCGGAACGCATTTGAAGAACTTGTTGTCCAACTTCCGGATGGAACAACGCACGCGAAGGTTGAACCGATCTGTGCTTTTCCTGTCAGCGAGACGAGCCGATATATTTCCCTCGTAGATGAAGAATCTAATGAAATCGGAATTATTGAGGATATAAAGCATCTCCCAAGTGCCTCCCGCGAGGTGCTTGTTGAGGAGTTAAAGAAACGGTATTTTATGCCAAAGATTACCAAGATTCATGAGTTGGATGGTCAATTCGGGATTACGCAGTGGGTGGTTGAAACTTCGCA
This window harbors:
- a CDS encoding DUF1854 domain-containing protein, which encodes MKEAIKVTDELEFLDARHVRIERNAFEELVVQLPDGTTHAKVEPICAFPVSETSRYISLVDEESNEIGIIEDIKHLPSASREVLVEELKKRYFMPKITKIHELDGQFGITQWVVETSQGDVEFGLRTRYDIVTLENGRVLIKDADGNRYEIENYHKLDPKSLALLETQL